One genomic window of Coleofasciculus sp. FACHB-1120 includes the following:
- a CDS encoding ATP-binding protein — MTFSKKLIKPPLLVFRGTQEQATYHDEISIYQGNPLIEALPEIKTEDDIIKELAFYPEFLKEERNLPAHQRLHLIQNVLELFIVLSPHLDLEQRFSRMLRSGYIARNPVSRGFWKNINKKVETLRSGSTGNRRRRSTATGFTILGISGVGKSTTIQAILDLYPQVIYHNRYQNQNYTNTQLVWLILECPADGSIKGLCLNFFQAVDDILGTSYYQNYANNGRKTVNELMPYVALAASNVHLGVLVIDEIQRLTKLNVGGYEKILDFFVQLINTIGLPVVLVGTYKAWSVLGSEFRQIRRGTGQGDFIWDRMNEDEDWDIFTHALWPYQYIRNPCEWTPELSHALYYECQGITDLAIKVFMLAQARAISTGKEKLTVGIFKSVAKDCLRTAREVLDALKAGNTEKLRNCEDVRPINIGEFIEEEQHQLLVDDSPTPSSEPIEGLVNHKIEQPEQVQQQNSDLFKKESIAGQTKVFNDSPSKTRKHSNKHPKKSEGEKSLINILSDGKQCSITPYEALLEAGYIQPITEYFLEIIA, encoded by the coding sequence ATGACATTCAGTAAAAAATTGATAAAGCCACCGCTCTTAGTCTTTAGAGGAACTCAAGAACAAGCGACTTACCATGATGAAATTTCTATCTATCAAGGAAATCCACTCATTGAAGCGCTACCTGAAATTAAAACCGAAGATGACATCATTAAAGAGCTGGCGTTCTACCCTGAATTCTTGAAAGAGGAGCGTAATTTACCCGCTCACCAGCGCTTACATCTAATTCAAAATGTACTCGAACTTTTCATCGTTCTTTCCCCTCACCTCGACTTGGAGCAGCGTTTCTCGCGAATGCTGCGTTCGGGATATATCGCTCGCAACCCGGTAAGTCGTGGGTTTTGGAAAAATATAAATAAGAAGGTAGAGACTTTACGCTCCGGTAGCACAGGTAACAGGCGTCGGCGGTCAACAGCTACAGGTTTTACGATTCTTGGTATCAGTGGAGTCGGCAAGTCTACAACTATACAAGCAATCCTAGACCTCTATCCCCAAGTCATCTATCACAATCGCTACCAAAACCAAAATTATACTAACACGCAGCTAGTATGGCTCATTCTGGAATGTCCCGCTGATGGCTCAATTAAAGGTCTATGTCTCAACTTCTTTCAAGCTGTTGATGACATTTTAGGAACGTCATATTACCAAAATTATGCTAACAATGGTCGCAAGACAGTCAATGAATTGATGCCCTACGTGGCTCTTGCTGCTTCAAATGTCCATCTTGGAGTACTGGTGATCGATGAAATCCAAAGATTGACTAAATTAAATGTCGGTGGTTACGAAAAAATTCTCGACTTCTTCGTTCAACTGATTAATACTATCGGTCTTCCTGTAGTTCTAGTAGGAACTTACAAAGCTTGGTCGGTTTTAGGGAGTGAATTTCGTCAAATCCGTCGAGGTACGGGGCAGGGAGATTTTATCTGGGATCGAATGAATGAGGATGAAGACTGGGACATATTCACTCATGCACTTTGGCCATATCAGTATATACGTAACCCTTGTGAATGGACTCCTGAGTTGAGTCATGCTCTCTACTACGAATGTCAAGGAATTACTGACTTGGCAATCAAAGTTTTCATGTTGGCGCAGGCACGAGCTATTTCGACAGGTAAGGAAAAACTGACAGTAGGAATCTTCAAGTCAGTGGCTAAGGATTGTCTACGCACGGCGAGGGAAGTTCTAGATGCCCTGAAAGCAGGAAACACAGAGAAGCTTAGAAACTGTGAAGATGTCCGTCCAATTAATATTGGCGAATTCATAGAAGAAGAGCAGCATCAACTATTAGTAGATGATTCACCCACTCCTTCCTCAGAACCTATTGAAGGCCTAGTTAATCACAAAATAGAGCAACCGGAGCAAGTCCAACAGCAAAACTCTGATTTGTTTAAAAAAGAGTCGATAGCAGGTCAGACAAAGGTTTTCAATGATTCTCCGAGTAAGACTAGAAAGCATTCAAATAAACATCCCAAAAAATCAGAAGGGGAAAAAAGCTTGATTAATATTCTTTCAGATGGAAAACAATGTAGCATTACCCCTTATGAAGCTCTCCTAGAGGCTGGTTACATTCAACCCATCACTGAATACTTTTTGGAGATTATAGCCTAA
- a CDS encoding Mu transposase C-terminal domain-containing protein — MNLLVNQLLCWQSDNEADTQIDRILWIDFSGTDVVTIDIYDPYAQPILQKHEHMMAAIAANRASILQEDPYAKILRYYVALNEEQRQRVDKAWSAIFLIVTQEESLFDPVKRSQLIKEAVKQTGRTEPTIRKDLRRYWQRGQTKNAIIPDFNKCGEKGKEKRSDGCKRGRKSFLAQARNEELGVNVDAEIEKKFRKGIRLFYETPQKRPLTKAFQLTLEKFFPIGYRELADGSKEPILPPAEKLPSLRQFQYWYEKSSDITRQLITRKGERRYNLSHRAIVGNSTQMAFGPGSLFQIDATIADVYLVSSLSRRWIIGRPTLYLVIDVFSRMIVGFVVTLEPSSWLGAMLALENATADKVEFCKKFDLEITEAEWPSHHLPEAILADRGEFEGYNANNLVDSLGVDVDNTPPYRADMKGIVEQSFNQLNNEAIHWLPGSVKKLPERGERDYRLDGVLTLYEFRQLMILAILDHNSEKRLNKYPMDEFMIQDELEPYPVDLWQWGAENRVGSLHWQPPENIRLNLLPTAEASVTREGCIYFKKLHYTCELAVRQQWFVKAKSKRSWKITVAYDPRLVDYIYIRLDSGKDMEVCRLLEVDQRFQGCDFREVEDYYRRQEVNKQASKTRRQQSKAKHNAQANKILDQATEEAKKTDDGQSKQSRIKNIRQNRNEERSHERKTEAWDLTPDKLPDQLAQVIPMPTIAQPDKDDEEYVAPHRPFDKLRQHVRGD, encoded by the coding sequence ATGAACCTTTTAGTCAACCAGCTACTCTGCTGGCAAAGTGACAACGAAGCAGATACTCAAATTGACCGCATATTGTGGATCGATTTCTCTGGCACCGATGTAGTAACCATCGACATCTACGATCCTTATGCTCAACCCATACTCCAGAAGCATGAGCATATGATGGCAGCAATTGCTGCTAATAGAGCCAGCATCCTGCAAGAAGATCCCTACGCCAAAATTCTTCGCTATTACGTTGCACTAAATGAGGAGCAACGCCAGCGCGTAGATAAGGCTTGGTCTGCTATTTTCCTAATCGTAACCCAAGAAGAGTCGTTGTTCGATCCTGTTAAGCGGAGCCAGTTGATCAAGGAGGCAGTTAAACAGACAGGAAGAACAGAACCAACTATTCGCAAGGACTTACGACGGTATTGGCAACGAGGTCAGACAAAAAATGCCATCATACCTGACTTTAATAAGTGCGGTGAGAAAGGTAAGGAGAAGCGAAGTGATGGTTGCAAAAGAGGTCGCAAGAGCTTCCTTGCTCAAGCCAGAAATGAGGAGCTTGGAGTTAATGTTGATGCCGAGATAGAGAAGAAATTTCGTAAAGGTATCCGGTTATTCTACGAAACCCCGCAAAAAAGACCCTTAACCAAGGCTTTTCAACTTACCCTCGAAAAGTTCTTTCCCATCGGATATAGAGAACTTGCCGATGGTTCCAAGGAGCCTATTTTGCCACCAGCAGAAAAATTACCTAGCTTGAGGCAGTTTCAGTACTGGTATGAGAAAAGCTCTGATATCACTCGCCAACTCATTACTCGTAAAGGCGAACGTCGATATAACTTAAGTCATCGGGCTATCGTGGGAAACTCAACTCAGATGGCTTTTGGACCTGGGTCACTCTTTCAAATCGACGCAACGATCGCTGATGTTTATCTAGTAAGTTCGCTAAGCCGACGCTGGATTATCGGTAGACCTACACTCTATCTGGTTATCGATGTGTTCAGCCGTATGATTGTTGGGTTTGTCGTCACCCTCGAACCTTCAAGCTGGCTAGGTGCAATGTTAGCCCTGGAAAATGCTACAGCAGATAAGGTTGAATTTTGCAAAAAGTTTGATTTGGAAATTACAGAAGCTGAGTGGCCTAGCCATCATCTTCCTGAAGCTATCCTGGCAGATCGAGGTGAATTTGAAGGATATAACGCAAATAACCTGGTGGACTCTCTCGGTGTAGATGTCGATAATACGCCTCCTTACCGGGCAGACATGAAAGGTATTGTAGAGCAGAGCTTTAATCAGTTAAATAACGAAGCCATTCATTGGCTCCCAGGTTCTGTCAAGAAACTTCCTGAACGAGGAGAAAGAGACTATCGGCTTGATGGGGTTCTGACTCTGTATGAATTTCGGCAGTTGATGATTCTTGCCATTCTGGATCACAACAGCGAAAAACGTTTGAACAAATACCCGATGGATGAATTCATGATCCAAGATGAACTCGAACCTTACCCAGTTGATCTCTGGCAGTGGGGAGCCGAGAATCGAGTCGGTTCGCTTCATTGGCAACCACCTGAAAATATCCGTCTGAACCTCCTCCCAACAGCAGAAGCTTCTGTAACCCGTGAAGGCTGTATCTACTTCAAGAAGTTGCACTACACCTGTGAATTAGCTGTACGTCAACAGTGGTTTGTTAAGGCAAAAAGCAAAAGGAGTTGGAAAATTACTGTTGCCTATGACCCACGCCTTGTTGACTACATCTACATACGTCTTGATAGCGGCAAAGACATGGAAGTTTGTCGTTTACTTGAAGTCGATCAACGCTTCCAGGGTTGCGACTTTCGTGAAGTAGAAGACTACTACAGACGGCAAGAGGTAAACAAGCAGGCTTCCAAGACACGCAGACAGCAGTCTAAAGCAAAACATAATGCTCAAGCGAACAAAATCCTTGATCAGGCAACTGAGGAGGCGAAAAAGACTGATGATGGTCAAAGCAAGCAGTCTCGTATCAAAAATATCCGCCAAAACCGTAACGAAGAACGTAGTCACGAGCGGAAGACTGAAGCTTGGGATTTAACACCAGACAAGCTTCCCGACCAACTAGCGCAAGTGATTCCCATGCCAACCATTGCTCAACCTGACAAAGATGATGAGGAGTATGTAGCGCCTCATCGACCTTTTGACAAATTGCGTCAACACGTCAGAGGAGATTGA
- a CDS encoding TnsA endonuclease N-terminal domain-containing protein, with protein MAKRKRQTTQAVIEKRIEEGRGQGRGFNYKPWLTVQDVSSMGTCKRIKGLTTGRRHELLSQHEVRYFYILDWSPIVEDIQEQYPLLPLSETLEIAEKLCIRHPTDPKTQEPIVMTTDFYIAIRQGMGVFYQARTVKPSDQLENERTIKKFEIERQYWLKRNISWGIVTEHEIPPVLAKNIDWISKRFDEDKLTLSEREILEAKKLLIQWIAQRDEPLTEITADCDDKLGLEPGDSLSVVRHMLARRELLIDLNQPINPRKKLVLLKAPSADVINQRDKVG; from the coding sequence ATGGCTAAACGCAAGAGACAAACAACCCAGGCTGTCATTGAAAAACGGATTGAAGAAGGTCGCGGTCAAGGTAGAGGTTTCAATTACAAGCCTTGGCTAACGGTGCAAGATGTCAGCTCAATGGGTACGTGCAAGCGTATTAAAGGGTTGACAACGGGAAGAAGACACGAGCTTTTGAGCCAGCATGAGGTTCGTTATTTCTATATTCTCGACTGGTCACCAATTGTTGAGGACATCCAAGAACAGTATCCTCTACTACCTTTGTCAGAGACCTTAGAAATTGCCGAAAAACTTTGCATCCGTCATCCTACTGATCCAAAGACACAAGAACCTATCGTCATGACGACGGATTTCTACATCGCCATCCGCCAAGGCATGGGAGTTTTTTATCAAGCTCGCACAGTTAAACCTTCAGACCAACTGGAAAACGAACGGACTATAAAAAAGTTTGAGATTGAACGCCAATATTGGCTCAAAAGAAACATCAGTTGGGGGATAGTGACTGAACACGAAATTCCCCCAGTCCTTGCCAAAAACATCGATTGGATAAGCAAGCGCTTTGATGAAGATAAACTTACTCTGTCAGAGCGCGAGATTCTTGAGGCTAAAAAATTATTAATTCAGTGGATTGCTCAAAGGGATGAGCCGCTTACGGAAATCACTGCTGATTGTGATGACAAACTTGGTTTAGAACCAGGTGACAGCCTCTCGGTAGTTCGGCATATGCTGGCTAGACGCGAATTGCTGATTGACCTGAATCAACCCATCAATCCTAGAAAAAAGCTCGTACTTTTGAAAGCTCCATCCGCAGACGTTATCAACCAAAGGGATAAAGTTGGATGA
- a CDS encoding helix-turn-helix domain-containing protein: MSSQQTRQQVLELHNQMFISPQDFSYRWGLGYEQLAHICCLSKSTTYHWLGGQASRREAGLPYQRIMAMADFLLTNAERVQPLLERWRTRQ; the protein is encoded by the coding sequence ATGTCTTCTCAACAGACACGTCAACAAGTTCTAGAGCTGCACAATCAGATGTTTATCTCCCCCCAAGACTTCAGCTACCGTTGGGGATTAGGGTATGAACAATTGGCTCACATCTGCTGCCTTTCCAAATCCACCACTTACCACTGGCTCGGTGGACAAGCTAGCCGTCGAGAAGCGGGTCTTCCGTACCAACGAATCATGGCGATGGCTGATTTTCTCCTCACCAATGCCGAACGAGTTCAGCCACTTTTGGAACGCTGGCGCACAAGGCAGTAA
- a CDS encoding helix-turn-helix domain-containing protein, with translation MSQNYGLSIKQRFGKAIRRRRRELDLSQEELAERAELHRTYISNIERGELNPSLETMEKLVKALDITVSALFTNYGIEADE, from the coding sequence GTGAGTCAAAATTATGGACTAAGTATCAAACAGCGCTTTGGAAAAGCAATAAGACGCAGACGGCGAGAACTGGATTTATCTCAAGAGGAGCTAGCCGAACGGGCTGAGCTTCACCGTACCTATATTTCCAATATTGAGAGAGGGGAACTGAACCCTTCGCTAGAGACTATGGAAAAGTTGGTCAAAGCGCTGGATATAACTGTTTCTGCTCTGTTTACGAATTACGGCATTGAAGCAGATGAATGA
- a CDS encoding AAA family ATPase: MTIFIEELHLVSFKGFKNFKLKCSQFTTLVGMNSSGKTSILQAIQLVHDVCKFVFGGYANPDIQRPDFIAPHWSSNDRFKSSGIIERQLSGDPDALWLNKKTSTPCKITLKLSGNFEIKIEITERENYNLDILKNEEIIRNKIQEPVNQKIVEDFFLFSPTFVPPTASLPPIEQFIHHPELRQKLDKGLIAECWRSYLYWLCNDGDNRNSDRVVEIVQKYLPDTVLKLPQLTHQSPPQVLIEFEEDETNFDISVSGGGLRTISSLAVILHFSKSRCLLLDEPDAHLHSTLQHQVAQMLLDHSVEKNVQVFVTSHAPDFIAEIPVEYLTWIDRTKQESRTCNGVGQFLADLGAVTKADAIRNYGANKILFVEGGTNHTVLSKFASYFFREDSTRINPFADSSVIIAELPDGKGDSKYLDAFQKILFEAFRIDVKIACIVDNDYELLINNSSIKDVGGSNTLLLHLKCKEIENYLLDYEVIAQAAADLVEERKKYTGKSISYPTVEEIKAEVNSILDSPEIRSTVKCQLVPKYREKMLDSSLDSSTKERKGEEWFEQKWNDENWQIRNCPGKEVLKRLRTWCQQTYGLTLTPPKLAATLHQLPDDVQEIMDKLQEYFYS, encoded by the coding sequence ATGACTATTTTTATTGAAGAATTACATTTAGTTTCGTTCAAAGGGTTTAAAAATTTTAAACTGAAATGCTCTCAATTCACTACGTTAGTTGGCATGAATAGTAGTGGAAAAACAAGTATTCTTCAGGCTATACAGCTTGTTCATGATGTTTGCAAATTTGTATTTGGAGGGTATGCAAACCCTGATATCCAAAGACCAGACTTTATTGCTCCTCACTGGTCGTCTAATGATAGATTCAAGTCCTCCGGGATTATTGAGCGCCAACTTTCGGGTGATCCTGATGCTTTATGGCTTAATAAAAAAACATCTACTCCATGTAAAATCACACTGAAACTATCTGGTAATTTTGAAATAAAAATAGAAATTACTGAACGAGAAAATTATAATTTAGACATATTAAAAAATGAAGAAATAATTAGAAATAAAATACAAGAACCTGTCAATCAAAAAATTGTAGAAGATTTTTTTCTGTTTTCTCCCACATTTGTTCCCCCAACTGCAAGCCTCCCTCCAATTGAGCAATTTATCCATCACCCTGAGTTAAGGCAGAAACTTGATAAGGGATTGATAGCAGAGTGCTGGCGCTCATACTTATATTGGCTATGCAATGACGGTGATAATAGGAACTCTGATCGTGTTGTTGAAATTGTGCAGAAATACTTGCCGGATACTGTGTTAAAGCTGCCTCAACTAACACACCAGAGTCCGCCACAGGTTTTGATTGAGTTTGAGGAAGATGAAACTAATTTTGATATTAGTGTAAGTGGTGGCGGACTTCGCACTATTTCAAGCTTGGCTGTTATTCTGCACTTTTCAAAGTCGAGATGTCTCTTATTGGATGAGCCAGATGCTCACCTTCATAGTACCTTACAGCACCAAGTTGCACAGATGCTTCTCGATCATTCTGTCGAGAAAAATGTGCAGGTTTTCGTAACAAGCCATGCACCCGATTTCATTGCTGAAATCCCAGTTGAGTATTTGACGTGGATTGACCGGACTAAGCAAGAAAGTCGTACTTGTAACGGAGTTGGTCAGTTTCTTGCAGATCTTGGCGCTGTGACAAAAGCTGATGCCATTCGTAACTATGGTGCAAACAAGATTCTGTTTGTTGAGGGAGGAACTAACCATACTGTACTTTCTAAATTTGCAAGTTATTTTTTTCGGGAAGATTCTACGCGGATTAACCCATTTGCGGATAGCTCTGTTATCATTGCTGAACTTCCCGATGGAAAGGGTGATAGTAAATATTTAGATGCTTTCCAAAAAATCCTATTTGAAGCATTTAGGATAGATGTAAAAATTGCCTGTATAGTCGATAACGACTATGAGCTTTTGATTAATAATTCTTCTATAAAAGATGTTGGTGGTTCTAATACATTGCTCCTACATCTGAAATGTAAGGAAATAGAAAATTACTTACTTGACTATGAGGTGATAGCACAAGCAGCAGCAGATTTAGTTGAAGAAAGGAAGAAGTACACAGGAAAAAGCATTAGCTACCCAACTGTTGAGGAAATCAAAGCTGAAGTCAATAGCATACTAGACAGCCCTGAAATTCGCAGTACTGTTAAGTGTCAACTTGTACCAAAATATCGTGAGAAGATGCTTGATAGTTCTCTAGATTCCTCAACTAAAGAACGTAAAGGAGAGGAATGGTTTGAGCAGAAGTGGAATGATGAAAACTGGCAAATAAGGAACTGCCCTGGCAAAGAGGTTCTAAAACGATTAAGAACATGGTGCCAGCAAACCTATGGTCTTACTTTAACTCCTCCTAAACTTGCCGCAACGCTCCATCAGTTGCCAGATGATGTGCAAGAAATTATGGATAAACTCCAAGAATACTTTTACAGTTGA
- a CDS encoding cysteine hydrolase, which produces MNINNNDTAVVVIDPQNDVLSETGVSWDLVGDSVKDNKTVENIERIFKAAKQNEFEVFISPHYYYPTDYGWKFAGTVEQMMLKSREFDRRGALSLDGFLGSGADWLERYKPFIEDGKTIVVSPHKAYGPQSNDLVLQLRKRNISKVILLGMLANICVEAHLRDLIEQGFEVLVVKDATAAPQHPELGDGYKAALINFGYIANAVLSTDEVVAAMA; this is translated from the coding sequence ATGAACATTAATAACAATGACACCGCAGTAGTTGTTATCGATCCGCAAAACGATGTCTTGAGCGAAACAGGGGTTTCCTGGGACTTGGTAGGTGATAGTGTCAAGGATAACAAAACTGTCGAGAACATTGAGCGCATCTTTAAAGCCGCGAAGCAGAATGAATTTGAAGTTTTCATCTCCCCCCACTATTACTACCCTACCGACTATGGCTGGAAATTTGCCGGAACCGTGGAGCAAATGATGCTTAAATCTAGGGAGTTTGATCGCAGGGGTGCGTTGAGCCTCGACGGTTTCTTGGGTTCGGGTGCTGACTGGCTTGAGCGCTACAAGCCCTTTATCGAAGATGGCAAGACAATCGTGGTCAGTCCCCACAAAGCTTACGGACCGCAGAGCAATGACCTCGTTTTACAACTGCGTAAGCGCAACATCAGCAAGGTCATTCTGCTCGGAATGCTGGCAAATATTTGTGTTGAAGCTCACCTACGCGACTTGATCGAACAGGGATTTGAGGTACTCGTTGTCAAAGATGCAACGGCTGCGCCCCAACATCCGGAACTGGGCGATGGCTACAAGGCAGCACTGATTAATTTCGGGTATATCGCCAACGCCGTTTTGTCTACGGACGAGGTTGTAGCAGCAATGGCATAA
- a CDS encoding alpha/beta hydrolase: MNMLTFRNGIRLLLIVILFLGTITITSLGAIMNTASAQANKPTIVFVHGAFAESSSWNGVLTKLITKGYPTVAVANPLRGVKSDADYVASVLKDINGPIVLVAHSYGGSVTTNAVNGNNNVKALVYVAGFAPEEGETAAELSGRYPGSTLTPTLAPPVVLPDGGKDLYIQQSKFHAQFAADVPANDAQLMASTQRPIMEAAFNEASGTPAWKSTPSWFIYGDRDLNIPAAVHSFMAKRANSKETVVVNGASHVVMISHSDAVAKLIEQAATAP, encoded by the coding sequence ATGAATATGCTCACCTTCAGGAACGGCATTCGCCTGCTTCTGATTGTCATTCTCTTTTTAGGAACCATTACAATCACTTCTCTAGGAGCCATCATGAATACTGCCAGCGCACAAGCCAATAAGCCTACGATCGTGTTCGTCCACGGCGCATTCGCCGAGTCTTCCAGTTGGAACGGGGTATTGACCAAACTGATCACAAAAGGTTACCCGACGGTTGCTGTGGCTAATCCCCTACGTGGCGTCAAAAGCGATGCAGACTATGTTGCTAGCGTCCTTAAAGACATCAACGGTCCCATCGTGCTGGTTGCACATTCCTACGGAGGTTCGGTAACGACCAATGCGGTTAATGGTAACAACAATGTGAAAGCACTGGTCTACGTTGCTGGCTTTGCTCCTGAGGAAGGCGAGACTGCCGCCGAACTCTCAGGACGTTATCCGGGCAGCACGCTCACGCCGACCCTCGCGCCGCCGGTTGTCCTGCCCGATGGTGGCAAAGACCTGTATATTCAGCAGAGCAAGTTCCACGCCCAATTTGCTGCTGATGTGCCCGCTAACGACGCGCAACTGATGGCTAGTACCCAGCGTCCGATTATGGAAGCCGCGTTTAATGAAGCCTCCGGCACGCCTGCATGGAAGTCCACCCCGTCCTGGTTCATCTATGGCGATCGCGACTTGAACATTCCGGCGGCGGTGCATTCTTTCATGGCGAAGCGGGCCAACTCAAAGGAGACCGTTGTTGTAAATGGCGCGTCCCATGTCGTGATGATTTCCCATTCAGATGCCGTCGCCAAGCTCATCGAGCAAGCTGCAACTGCGCCATAG
- a CDS encoding DUF6130 family protein, whose translation MDNHIPSAKDIVGPSPLIAIENEAPAKLIVDPPLPEPLSQGRVFIQYRTENLRMLPVFGKGALDVSPRLGHVHITVDDAPWHFVDTSGETLILVGLEPGPHKVLIELADPTHKVITSETVTFTMPDLKR comes from the coding sequence ATGGACAATCACATCCCAAGCGCCAAGGATATTGTCGGTCCATCCCCATTGATCGCGATTGAAAACGAAGCACCAGCGAAGCTGATTGTTGATCCACCACTTCCCGAACCGCTGTCACAGGGTCGCGTCTTTATCCAGTATCGAACCGAGAACCTGCGGATGTTGCCGGTGTTCGGTAAAGGTGCCCTTGATGTATCGCCACGCCTTGGTCATGTCCACATCACTGTTGACGACGCACCCTGGCACTTTGTTGACACCAGCGGCGAAACATTGATCCTGGTCGGACTGGAACCTGGTCCACACAAGGTGCTGATTGAACTAGCCGACCCTACACACAAAGTAATCACCAGCGAAACAGTGACGTTCACAATGCCCGATCTTAAGCGATGA
- a CDS encoding alpha/beta hydrolase: MVAQVNSPAAKILEVADDPRLSREVKAFLKVLNSGGAPLETLPPLEARQVLVDAQASVAVDLSGIEESEKTITTDGYSITLNIVRPEGVKGTLPVFIFIHGGGWILGDYPTHKRMVRDLVVLSGFAGVFVNYTRTPDAQYPQAINEIYAATKWVAEHGEEIDVDGKNLAVVGNSVGGNMTAVTALQAKEKGGPHIKLQIMMWPIVDASFETDSYHQFGEKRFLTTPLMKWMYDMYIADPEKRQDIYASPLQATIEQLQGLPPALIQVAESDILRDGGEAYGRKLDEAGVKVTTVRYNGMIHDFGLLNGLAEVPAVRSLFVQAAAELKKHLQ; this comes from the coding sequence ATGGTTGCTCAAGTAAACTCGCCAGCCGCAAAAATTTTGGAAGTTGCAGATGATCCACGTCTTTCCAGAGAAGTGAAGGCATTTTTGAAAGTGCTGAATTCAGGAGGTGCGCCTCTAGAGACATTACCTCCACTCGAAGCGCGTCAAGTACTCGTGGATGCACAGGCTTCCGTTGCAGTAGACCTTTCAGGCATTGAAGAGTCTGAGAAGACAATTACTACTGACGGTTATTCAATTACGCTCAACATCGTGCGACCGGAAGGAGTCAAAGGCACATTGCCTGTTTTCATCTTTATTCATGGTGGTGGTTGGATTCTGGGTGATTACCCAACCCACAAGCGCATGGTACGTGATCTGGTTGTGCTTTCAGGGTTTGCGGGTGTCTTTGTCAACTACACTCGCACACCAGATGCTCAGTATCCGCAAGCGATCAATGAAATCTATGCTGCGACAAAATGGGTTGCCGAACATGGTGAGGAGATTGATGTGGATGGCAAAAATCTGGCAGTCGTCGGCAACAGTGTTGGCGGAAATATGACAGCAGTAACTGCTTTGCAGGCGAAAGAAAAAGGAGGACCACACATCAAGCTACAAATTATGATGTGGCCGATCGTAGACGCTAGTTTTGAAACGGATTCTTATCATCAATTTGGCGAGAAACGTTTCCTGACCACACCTTTGATGAAGTGGATGTATGACATGTACATCGCTGACCCAGAAAAACGCCAAGACATCTATGCCTCTCCCCTACAGGCGACGATTGAGCAACTGCAAGGATTGCCTCCGGCGTTAATTCAAGTTGCCGAAAGCGATATCTTGCGTGATGGTGGCGAAGCTTATGGACGCAAGCTGGATGAAGCCGGGGTAAAAGTGACAACTGTGCGTTACAACGGCATGATTCATGACTTTGGGCTGCTCAATGGTTTAGCCGAGGTTCCAGCAGTGCGTTCGCTTTTTGTCCAGGCTGCCGCTGAATTGAAGAAACATCTGCAATAG